Part of the Geodermatophilus obscurus DSM 43160 genome is shown below.
TGCTCTTCTACACCGACGGGCTGGTCGAGCAGGGCCGCACCGGCATCGACGAGGGCACCGACCGGCTGGTGGCCGCCGTCCGCGAGCTGGCTGCGGTCCCGGTGCACCGGCTGTGCGACGCGCTGATCGAGCGGATCGTCGGGCGCCGGCCGGAGGACGACGTCGCGATCGTCGCCGTCCGCTGCTCCGCCCAGGGCGGCGGCCCGGCCGGCTGAGCGACGCTGCCGGGGAGCCCTCGGCTGCTCAGGGTGCGGACGGGGTGGCAGCGCGTCACGATGGGTTGAGGCACGGGCGTCCGGGCCGAGTCCCCGACGAGGAGGCAGTCGTGATCGGACGACCGACGACCCGGCGGGGTCCGGGGGGAGGCCGTCCGGGCGGCCCCTCGACGGCGACGACGACCGGGCGGTCCGTGGTGGTCTTCGCCGACCCGGACGAGGACGGCGCGGCCACGCTACGCCGGCTGGCCGGGCTCTCGGACGTCGCCGACTCCCGCGACGCCGAGCCGGGGGACGCCGACGCGCGGGCGCTGCGGCAGGCCGACGCGGTCGTCTTCCCCGGGCTCGGGCTGGCCGTGGCCGCCGTCGACCCGCAGCGGCTGGCCGGCGACGGGGCGGTGCTCGCCGTGACCCCCGAGCTCGTCCACCACGTGCTCCCGGAGGTCCCCGAGGGCTACCTCGCCGGGTACCGGGACGCCGTCACCGACCTCACCGGGCGGCTGCTCGACCTCCCCGGGGACAGCGCCGAGCCCAACGCCCCGCCGTTCGCCGACACCCCGCAGTACACCTGGGGGCTGCAGGCCACCGAGGTGCCGACCTCGCCGCGCACCGGCCACGGCATCCGGGTGGCCGTGCTCGACACCGGCGTCGACCTCACCCACCCCGACCTCGCCGGCCGCTCGGTCACCGCCACCTCCTTCGTCGCCGGCCAGTCGCCGCAGGACGGGCACGGTCACGGCACGCACTGCGTGGGCACCGCCTGCGGCCCGCGCACGCCGCAGGGGACGCGCGGCTACGGCGTCGCCTCCGACGCGGAGGTCTTCGTCGGGAAGGTGCTCAGCGACGAGGGCTCGGGCACCGACGCGGAGATCCTCGCCGGCATCGCATGGGCGGTCCGCAACGGGTGCCAGGTGATCTCGATGTCGCTGGGCGCCGACGTCGTCGAGCCCAGCCCGGCCTACACGGCGGCGGGCCGGCGGGCCCTGGACCAGGGGTCGCTGATCGTGGCGGCCGCGGGCAACAACGCCGACCGGGAGAACGGGGACGTCGGCTTCGTCGGAGTGCCGGCCAACAGCCCGGAGATCCTGGCCGTCGGCGCACTGGACCCGTTCCTCGCGGTCGCCTGGTTCTCCGCCCGCAGCAGCGCCGTCCCCGGCGGGCAGGTCGACCTGGCCGCGCCCGGGGTGGACGTGTACTCGGCCTGGCCGCTGCCGGACTGCTACGACACGATCAGCGGCACCAGCATGGCGACGCCGCACGTCGCCGGCCTGGCCGCGTTGTGGGCCGAGGAGACCGGACTGCGTGGGCGGGAGCTCTGGCAGACCCTGACCGGGGCCGCGCGGCGGCTGACCGCCCCCTCGGTGGACGTAGGCTCGGGGCTGCCGCTCGCGCCGCGGTGAGAGCGCGCTCCGGCGGCGACGCCCGGGGCTACCGTCCTCCCGTGACCGCTGTGATCGTCACCGTCGACGACGCGCACCGCGCCCGGCTGGACGCGGTCGCCGAGGCACTGCGCCGGCACGGCCTGCAGGTGGAGCAGGTGCTCTCCGAGGTGGGCCTGATCGCCGGGCAGCTGCCCGCCGGGCGGGCGCTCGGGGAGCTGCGGGTGGAGGGCGTGGCCGCGGTCGAGGAGGCCCGCACCGTCCGGTTGCCCCCGCCGGACGCGCCGGTCCAGTAGCCGCTCGGCGCGGGGCGCCGCGACCTGGTCCGTCGCGCCGGGCACGCGTCGTCAGCGTGGGAGGCGTGCACCGCCTGAGCGCCGGGTCCGAGCCGCCGAGCGGCGCCTCCCGGGTGGTGCACGAGGACGCCGGCCCGGTGCTGCACCTGCTCGGTGACGTCGACGGACCCCTGGTCGGGCAGCTGCGCGCCGAGGGCGTGGACGAGCGCGAGCTGGTCGCGGTGCACGTCGCCTCGGTCGGCTACATCGACTCGGCCGGCCTGTCGCTGCTGGTGCGCTGGGCGCAGTCCGCGGCTCGCGACGGCCGGCCGGCGGTCCTGCGGCACGCCTCGCCGCGGTTCCGCGAGGTGCTCGACCTCGCCGGTATCTCGGTGCTCTCCACCCTCGAGGACGACGGCCGCGCCTGACCGGCCCGCACGCCCGCGCACGGCCCCCCTACAGTCCGCGGGGACGGCCCGCCGGGGGTCGGGGGAGGTGGGCGACCGTGGACCGAGCGCCGGTCATCGCGCTGCTGGGACTGGGGGAGGCCGGGTCGGAGATCGCCCGCGACCTGCTCGCCGCGGGTGCCGACGTCCGTGGGTACGACCCGCGGGTCAGCCCGCCGCCCGGGGTGCTGCCGCGGGCCGACGAGGCCGCTGCGGTGGCCGACGCCGATCTGGTGCTCAGCGTCAACAGCGCCGCCGACGCCCCCGTCGCGCTGCGCAACGCCCTGCCTGGCCTGCGCCCGGGCACCGTGTGGGCCGACCTCAACACCGCCGCGCCCGGCGTCAAGCGGGACCTGGCCGCGGCCGTCGCCGGCCGGGGCGTGCCCGTGGCCGACGTGGCGCTGCTGGCCACGGTCCCCGGGCGGGGGCTGCGCACGCCGATGCTGGCCTCCGGGGACGGCGCCCGCTCCTACGCCCAGGTGCTGGCCGGCTTCGGCGTGACCGTCGACCTGCTGGACGGTCCGCCCGGCGCGGCCATCTCCCGCAAGCTGCTGCGCAGCGTCTTCTGGAAGGGCGTGGCCGCCGCCGTGGTCGAGGCGATGGAGGGTGCGGAGGCGGCCGGGGTCGCCGACTGGCTGCGCGGCGACATCGGCGCCCAGCTGGACCGCTTCACGGCCGCCGACGTCGAGACCTTCGTCGCCGGGTCGCAGCTGCACGCCCGCCGCCGGTCGGCGGAGATGGCCGCGGCCGCCGACCAGCTGCGCGACCTCGGCGTGCCGCCGCGGGTGGCGGAGGCCGCCCGGGACCAGCTCGCCTCCCTGGTCGAGAAGGCAGCCGAGCCCGGCTGAGCGTCCGCCCGGCGCGTCGGGTCGCCGACGGGTCGCGCCGTCGTCATGTCGTCATGACGTATCGTCGTGCACTCCGCCACGACCTGAGGAGCTGCCCGGTGCGCATCGGGATCCTGACCGGCGGGGGCGACTGCCCCGGCCTCAACGCCGTCATCCGTTCGGTGGTCCGCACCGCGACGACCCAGTACGGCAGCTCGGTGATCGGTTTCCGCGACGGCTGGCGCGGCTTGCTGGAGGACCGGGCCACGCCGCTGGACGTCGCCGCCGTCGACGGCCTGCTGACCCGGGGCGGGACGACGCTGGGCTCGGCCCGGGTGGCGCCGGAGAAGCTGCACGCGGGTCTCCGCGACATGACGGCCGTGCTGGCCGCGCACGGCGTCGACGTGCTCATCCCGATCGGCGGCGAGGGCACGCTCACCGCGGCGCACCTGTTGTCGGAGGCCGGCGTCCCGGTGGTCGGGATCCCCAAGACCATCGACAACGACATCGACTGCACGGACCTGACCTTCGGGTTCGACACCGCGGTCAGCATCGCCACGGAGATGATCGACCGGCTGCACACGACCGCCGAGTCGCACCAGCGGGTGCTGCTCGTGGAGGTCATGGGCCGGCACGCCGGGTGGATCGCGCTGCACGCGGGCCTGGCCGCCGGCGCGCACCTGACCCTGGTGCCGGAGGAGCCCTTCGACGTCGCCGAGGTGGCGAAGATCGTCGAGGACCGCTTCGCCCGGGGCGACTCGCACGTCATCGGCGTCGTGGCCGAGGGCGCCGCCCCGCTGCCCGGCACCATGCTCGTCCGCGACGGCGGCGTCGACGAGTACGGCCACAAGCGGTTCACCGGCGTGGCGCAGCAGCTCGGCGAGGAGCTGGAGCGGCGCACCGGCAAGGAGGTGCGCACCACCGTGCTCGGCCACGTGCAGCGCGGCGGCACGCCGACCTCCTTCGACCGGGTGCTGGCCACCCGGTTCGGCCTGCACGCCACCGTCGCCGCGCACGAGGGCAGCGTCGGCCGGATGGTGGCGCTGCGCGGCACGGAGATCGAGCTGGTGCCGCTGGCCGACGCCGTCGCCCGGCTGAAGACGGTGACGCCGTCCCGGCTCGCGGAGACCCTCGCCTTCACCGGCTGAACGAGGACCCCTGCGGACCCGAGGCGCCCGCCCGGCGGTCGCAGCGACGGCTCCGGGGCACTGGGATCCCGGCGCCCCGTGTGTTACGGCCGTGTTTCGAAGGGGCCCGGAGTGGGCACGGCTGCCCGATCCGGTCGGGTGGAGCACGCCGCCATGGTGCCGGAGGACCGCTCCTCGCGATCGGCGCGCAGCGCAGTTCCGGCCGTGCACCCGTGGGCACGCGGTCGCACCCCACGAGGGATGGCCCCCATGCACGGAGGCACGCTCCTGTCCGACTCCCGGCCCAGCCGGCGCCCGACCCCCGGCGGTGCCCGATGGTGATGCGGCCCCCGGTCCGTCGCCGGCCCACGCTGTCGGCCGCCAGCCCGCTCACCGGCGTCCCCTGGCAGCCGCCGTCGGAGCACCAGCTGCGCGGGATGCGGTCGGGGGTGGCCCTCGACCTGGGCTGGGGACGGCTGGTCTTCGGGCAGACCTTCGCCGACCTCCGGGGCATCGTCGACGTGCTGCGCGACGAGGCCGCCGGCCGCCGCGACATCTGCATGTACCCGCGGGACCCCCAGGTGCTGGTCGGGCTGGCTCCGGACGAGCTCTTCGTCGACCCGAGCTACACCTTCCGGCTCGACCTGCACTGCTACCGGCCGCGGCGCGAGCTCATCGAGGGCGTCTTCGTCCGGACGGTGTCCAGCCCGGCCGACGTCCGCGAGCTCGAGCGGATCCACGACCGCGCCGGCATGGTCCCCGCCGACCCGGCGATCACCTG
Proteins encoded:
- a CDS encoding S8 family serine peptidase; amino-acid sequence: MIGRPTTRRGPGGGRPGGPSTATTTGRSVVVFADPDEDGAATLRRLAGLSDVADSRDAEPGDADARALRQADAVVFPGLGLAVAAVDPQRLAGDGAVLAVTPELVHHVLPEVPEGYLAGYRDAVTDLTGRLLDLPGDSAEPNAPPFADTPQYTWGLQATEVPTSPRTGHGIRVAVLDTGVDLTHPDLAGRSVTATSFVAGQSPQDGHGHGTHCVGTACGPRTPQGTRGYGVASDAEVFVGKVLSDEGSGTDAEILAGIAWAVRNGCQVISMSLGADVVEPSPAYTAAGRRALDQGSLIVAAAGNNADRENGDVGFVGVPANSPEILAVGALDPFLAVAWFSARSSAVPGGQVDLAAPGVDVYSAWPLPDCYDTISGTSMATPHVAGLAALWAEETGLRGRELWQTLTGAARRLTAPSVDVGSGLPLAPR
- a CDS encoding STAS domain-containing protein; its protein translation is MHRLSAGSEPPSGASRVVHEDAGPVLHLLGDVDGPLVGQLRAEGVDERELVAVHVASVGYIDSAGLSLLVRWAQSAARDGRPAVLRHASPRFREVLDLAGISVLSTLEDDGRA
- a CDS encoding NAD(P)-dependent oxidoreductase; this encodes MDRAPVIALLGLGEAGSEIARDLLAAGADVRGYDPRVSPPPGVLPRADEAAAVADADLVLSVNSAADAPVALRNALPGLRPGTVWADLNTAAPGVKRDLAAAVAGRGVPVADVALLATVPGRGLRTPMLASGDGARSYAQVLAGFGVTVDLLDGPPGAAISRKLLRSVFWKGVAAAVVEAMEGAEAAGVADWLRGDIGAQLDRFTAADVETFVAGSQLHARRRSAEMAAAADQLRDLGVPPRVAEAARDQLASLVEKAAEPG
- a CDS encoding ATP-dependent 6-phosphofructokinase, translated to MRIGILTGGGDCPGLNAVIRSVVRTATTQYGSSVIGFRDGWRGLLEDRATPLDVAAVDGLLTRGGTTLGSARVAPEKLHAGLRDMTAVLAAHGVDVLIPIGGEGTLTAAHLLSEAGVPVVGIPKTIDNDIDCTDLTFGFDTAVSIATEMIDRLHTTAESHQRVLLVEVMGRHAGWIALHAGLAAGAHLTLVPEEPFDVAEVAKIVEDRFARGDSHVIGVVAEGAAPLPGTMLVRDGGVDEYGHKRFTGVAQQLGEELERRTGKEVRTTVLGHVQRGGTPTSFDRVLATRFGLHATVAAHEGSVGRMVALRGTEIELVPLADAVARLKTVTPSRLAETLAFTG